In Marivirga salinae, a single window of DNA contains:
- a CDS encoding SIMPL domain-containing protein: MKKLSVFILAILIISILPQLKAQEKSDHKKLRTISVSGVAEKEVEPDIIYFTISLKEYQLKTGSKFQMSELENQLVNSVEKAGIDKENLTVENVYGYNYSWNKKTENKDFMARKQFQLKLPDAKKLNVILSQIDPKAIEYARVCQYTHSRLQELNQELQVEAVKNAKAKAEALLKPLDEKVGKVLEVSENQQNFQPIYYKSYQNNRMLSESADANASMESNLDFKNIKLKAEVHIVFLIQ, translated from the coding sequence ATGAAAAAGCTAAGTGTATTTATTCTCGCCATTTTAATTATTTCTATTTTGCCTCAATTAAAAGCGCAAGAAAAATCTGACCATAAAAAACTAAGAACTATTTCCGTAAGCGGAGTTGCAGAAAAGGAGGTTGAACCAGATATCATTTATTTCACTATTTCTTTGAAAGAATATCAGTTGAAAACAGGAAGCAAGTTCCAAATGAGCGAACTGGAAAATCAATTGGTAAATTCAGTTGAAAAAGCAGGTATTGATAAAGAGAACTTAACGGTTGAAAATGTATATGGATATAACTATAGCTGGAACAAAAAGACTGAAAACAAAGATTTTATGGCAAGAAAGCAGTTCCAGCTCAAATTGCCCGATGCAAAAAAATTAAATGTTATTCTTTCACAGATTGATCCAAAGGCTATAGAATATGCAAGAGTATGTCAATATACACATTCTCGATTGCAAGAACTCAATCAGGAATTGCAAGTGGAGGCTGTAAAAAATGCCAAGGCAAAGGCAGAAGCATTATTAAAACCACTCGATGAAAAAGTAGGGAAAGTATTGGAAGTATCTGAAAATCAGCAGAATTTTCAACCCATTTATTACAAATCTTATCAAAATAACCGCATGTTGTCTGAATCGGCTGATGCAAATGCTTCAATGGAATCTAACCTGGATTTTAAGAACATCAAATTGAAAGCAGAAGTACATATTGTCTTTTTGATTCAGTAA
- a CDS encoding M28 family peptidase — MKNIISSIFIALLIVSCDSSKEKKKDLSEETEKKDLHVPAFSGAQAYKFIEKQVEYGPRVPNTPAHAETEEYIINQLEGFGAKVQTQKFEADTYDGEVWNLTNIIASIQPEKSKRILLAAHWDTRKIADKDSDRKNEPIDGANDGGSGVGVILEVISAIQKADNKPNVGIDVIFFDGEDNGEPYGLSRNDPSKTWWCLGSQYWSKNKHVPGYSAYYGILLDMVGGNNAQFHKEGYSMKYAPSIVEKVWITADQIGYGNYFINNQVAPITDDHYFVNEIGKIPMIDIIAHEPTSRDFFPDFHHTHKDNMDIISQETLKAVGQTLLQVIYEE, encoded by the coding sequence ATGAAAAACATCATTTCGTCCATATTTATTGCCTTATTGATTGTTTCTTGTGATTCCTCAAAAGAAAAGAAAAAGGATCTTTCAGAAGAAACAGAAAAGAAAGACTTACACGTTCCGGCTTTTAGTGGCGCACAAGCATATAAATTTATAGAAAAGCAAGTAGAATATGGACCTAGAGTGCCGAACACTCCTGCGCATGCAGAAACTGAAGAATATATAATTAATCAATTAGAGGGTTTTGGCGCAAAAGTTCAAACTCAAAAATTTGAAGCAGACACTTATGATGGAGAAGTATGGAATTTAACTAATATCATTGCCTCCATTCAACCAGAGAAAAGTAAACGAATCTTATTAGCGGCACACTGGGATACTAGAAAAATTGCTGATAAAGATTCTGATAGAAAAAATGAGCCAATCGATGGAGCAAATGATGGTGGTAGTGGAGTTGGTGTAATTTTAGAAGTCATTAGTGCCATTCAAAAAGCGGATAATAAGCCTAATGTTGGGATAGATGTTATATTTTTTGATGGAGAAGATAATGGAGAGCCTTATGGACTTTCTAGAAATGATCCATCTAAAACGTGGTGGTGTTTGGGCTCACAGTATTGGAGTAAAAACAAGCACGTTCCTGGTTATTCAGCATATTATGGAATTCTATTGGATATGGTTGGCGGAAATAATGCACAGTTTCATAAAGAGGGATATTCTATGAAATATGCACCTAGCATAGTAGAAAAAGTTTGGATAACGGCTGACCAAATTGGGTATGGAAATTATTTCATCAACAATCAGGTAGCCCCTATCACAGATGACCATTATTTTGTTAATGAAATAGGTAAAATCCCAATGATAGATATCATCGCTCATGAGCCAACCTCCAGAGATTTCTTTCCTGATTTTCACCACACTCATAAGGACAATATGGATATCATCTCTCAAGAGACCTTAAAGGCAGTGGGACAAACTTTATTGCAGGTTATTTACGAAGAGTAA
- a CDS encoding MaoC family dehydratase: protein MQPIEISSYEDFKAYEGQELGVSDWHTIDQKQVNMFADATLDHQWIHLDEERAAKSPFGGTIAHGYLTLSLAPYLWEQIANVTNLKMMINYGIEKMKFNQAVKVGSDVRLKASLNSIIDLRGVSKAQIDIVMEIKDEKKHAYTASLIFLYHFNK, encoded by the coding sequence ATGCAACCAATTGAAATCAGTAGCTATGAAGATTTTAAAGCCTATGAAGGACAGGAATTAGGCGTTTCGGATTGGCACACCATTGATCAAAAGCAGGTGAATATGTTTGCAGATGCAACGCTTGACCACCAGTGGATTCATTTAGATGAAGAAAGAGCTGCTAAAAGTCCTTTCGGAGGCACTATCGCTCATGGATATCTGACTTTATCTTTAGCGCCCTATTTATGGGAACAAATTGCTAATGTCACTAATCTGAAAATGATGATTAACTATGGAATTGAAAAAATGAAATTCAATCAGGCAGTGAAAGTTGGTTCTGATGTCAGGTTGAAGGCAAGCTTAAATTCTATAATAGATTTAAGAGGAGTGAGCAAAGCCCAAATTGATATAGTGATGGAAATTAAAGATGAGAAAAAACATGCATATACCGCATCTCTAATATTCTTATATCATTTCAATAAATAA
- a CDS encoding M20/M25/M40 family metallo-hydrolase produces MKTLKFCLVFIALLTTQQSLAQKDSTLVFPDSAKVMNDLYFLSSDSLQGRKTNTEGNEIAQNFIIERIQKIGVSAYVQDYTQQFTFGKDTIPAVNILGFVEGYSGKHFIVISAHYDHVGMKDSTEIFNGADDNASGVVALLALAEYFRENQPENNLLFAFFDAEEMGLQGAKHFMQSVVMDTSRIKMNVNLDMVSRGDKNELYAVGTYFTPFLKPLITEASKDKSIKILFGRDEPKKKPNWVSASDHAPFHKAEIPFVYFGVDDHEDYHKITDTADKINPDFYLEAIRLIKDAIENFDANLGEIVYGK; encoded by the coding sequence ATGAAAACTTTGAAATTTTGCCTTGTTTTTATTGCATTGTTGACTACTCAACAATCCCTTGCCCAAAAAGACTCTACTTTAGTTTTTCCTGATTCAGCCAAGGTCATGAATGATCTCTACTTTCTCTCATCTGATTCTTTGCAAGGCAGGAAAACAAATACTGAAGGAAATGAAATAGCTCAAAATTTCATTATTGAAAGAATACAAAAAATTGGGGTTTCCGCTTATGTTCAGGATTATACTCAGCAATTTACCTTTGGAAAAGATACAATTCCAGCTGTAAATATTTTGGGTTTTGTGGAAGGATATTCTGGAAAACACTTTATTGTAATTTCTGCCCATTATGACCATGTGGGTATGAAAGACAGTACGGAAATCTTTAACGGAGCGGATGATAATGCCAGTGGAGTAGTAGCTCTTTTAGCTTTAGCGGAATATTTTAGAGAAAATCAACCAGAAAATAATTTACTATTTGCCTTTTTTGATGCAGAGGAAATGGGGTTACAGGGTGCAAAACATTTTATGCAATCTGTAGTGATGGACACCAGTCGAATTAAAATGAATGTTAATTTGGATATGGTTAGCCGTGGAGATAAAAACGAATTATATGCGGTTGGCACTTATTTCACACCATTTTTAAAACCTTTGATAACAGAAGCATCAAAAGATAAAAGCATTAAAATTTTATTTGGAAGGGACGAACCTAAGAAAAAACCAAATTGGGTAAGTGCTTCAGATCATGCACCATTTCATAAAGCTGAAATTCCTTTTGTCTACTTTGGGGTTGATGATCATGAAGATTATCATAAAATAACAGATACTGCAGATAAAATAAATCCAGATTTCTATTTAGAAGCCATTCGCCTGATTAAAGATGCCATTGAGAATTTCGATGCTAATTTGGGTGAAATTGTTTATGGCAAATGA